The Populus trichocarpa isolate Nisqually-1 chromosome 2, P.trichocarpa_v4.1, whole genome shotgun sequence genome has a window encoding:
- the LOC7497280 gene encoding homeobox-leucine zipper protein ATHB-7, translating into MFDGGEYSPSATEPFSCMNGVTTSRKKKNKNKRRFSDEQIKSLESMFESETRLEPRKKMQLAKELGLQPRQVAIWFQNKRARWKSKQLERDFSILRANYNSLASRFETLKKEKQALVIQLQKINDLMKKPGEEGECCGQGPAVNSIEGKSENADTTMGESETNPRLSIERPEHGLGVLSDEDSSIKAEYFELEEEPNLISMVEPADGSLTSQEDWGSLDSDRLFDQSSSDYQWWDFWA; encoded by the exons ATGTTTGATGGAGGAGAGTATTCACCTTCGGCGACAGAGCCTTTTAGCTGCATGAACGGTGTCACAACCTccagaaagaagaagaacaagaacaaaaggAGGTTTAGTGATGAGCAGATTAAATCGCTGGAGTCTATGTTTGAATCAGAAACAAGGCTTGAGCCTCGAAAGAAGATGCAGCTGGCAAAAGAGCTTGGATTGCAACCACGACAGGTTGCAATATGGTTTCAGAATAAGAGAGCTAGATGGAAGTCTAAGCAGCTTGAAAGAGACTTCAGCATACTACGAGCCAATTACAATAGCTTGGCTTCCAGGTTTGAGACTCTGAAGAAAGAGAAGCAAGCTTTGGTAATACAG TTACAGAAGATTAATGATTTGATGAAGAAGCCAGGAGAGGAAGGAGAGTGTTGTGGCCAAGGACCAGCTGTGAACAGTATCGAAGGCAAATCAGAGAATGCAGACACAACTATGGGTGAATCAGAAACGAATCCTAGATTGTCAATTGAAAGACCAGAACATGGATTAGGAGTCCTCTCAGATGAAGATAGCAGCATAAAAGCAGAGTATTTTGAACTCGAAGAAGAACCGAACCTAATTAGTATGGTGGAACCCGCTGATGGATCATTGACATCACAAGAAGATTGGGGGAGTTTAGACTCTGATCGCCTCTTCGATCAATCAAGCAGTGACTATCAGTGGTGGGATTTCTGGGCTTGA